In Populus trichocarpa isolate Nisqually-1 chromosome 12, P.trichocarpa_v4.1, whole genome shotgun sequence, a genomic segment contains:
- the LOC7484429 gene encoding protein MICRORCHIDIA 6 isoform X1, which produces MMVGLEKVDLKAIKLEKGYVGEGVQEENRRKAQQAEVRKSGTQSKRQESEETRNLNALSTGQSNSIVLEHGQPPVDDSGISFASTICPAPLCRQFWKAGNYDDGLNSETTLQNGKSYLHVHPMFLHSNATSHKWAFGAIAELIDNAVDECLKPRQDVHIRELVGTPVQIQNGATFVIVDKTLNPRDQSPALLIQDNGGGMDPEAIRRCMSFGFSDKKSKAAIGQYGNGFKTSTMRLGADVIVFSCHLGDRVMTQSIGLLSYTFLTQTGHDRIVVPMVDYELNTITGNMEIAHRYDKEYFMSNLSMLLQWSPYSTEAELLKQFDDIGSHGTKVIIYNLWFSDDGNVELDFDTDPEDIRIGGDVKKVQANPAWRTVNEQHIANRLHYSLRAYLSILYLKIPETFTIVLRGQFVEHRNLVLDLKFQEFIVYRPQTGGCKEAEVLTTIGFLKEAPHVTAHGFNIYHKNRLILPFWPVVSYADSRGRGVVGVLEANFVEPTHNKQDFERTSLFQKLEGRLKEMTWEYWDYHCGLIGYQVKKKLPPIEPPQDSSPDMPNSGIMKPVTLNHGMPNGGKTKPVTLNHGMPNGGKTKAVTLNQNHHSVSVKAASAAAFFGKIPIVGTGLSSKRKEHGDLNKFERMKRQAGARADAHNLEIQSLSTANQLMDKETMNLIQENKKLHAKCLEHEKRREDLDLKVRQLRRELGDVQQEYDRLMVELTSLDTVKEEEHVRT; this is translated from the exons A TGATGGTGGGCTTGGAAAAGGTTGATTTGAAAGCTATTAAGTTGGAGAAAGGGTATGTTGGGGAAGGAGTGCAAGAGGAAAACCGCCGTAAGGCCCAACAAGCAGAGGTTCGGAAGTCTGGCACTCAATCTAAAAGACAAGAATCTGAAGAAACTAGAAACTTGAATGCCTTAAGTACTGGCCAGAGTAATTCAATTGTATTGGAGCATGGGCAGCCTCCAGTGGATGACAGTGGCATTTCTTTTGCATCTACAATATGTCCAGCACCACTTTGTCGTCAATTTTGGAAAGCTGGGAATTATGATGATGGGCTCAATTCCGAGACCACACTTCAAA ATGGCAAGAGTTATCTCCATGTCCACCCCATGTTTCTTCATTCAAATGCCACTTCTCATAAGTGGGCTTTTGGTG CCATAGCAGAACTGATTGACAATGCAGTTGATGAG TGTCTGAAACCCAGACAAGATGTGCATATCAGGGAACTGGTTGGGACACCTGTCCAG ATCCAAAACGGGGCCACTTTTGTAATTGTAGATAAAACCTTAAATCCAAGAGATCAAAGTCCAGCATTGTTAATTCAAG ATAATGGTGGTGGAATGGATCCTGAAGCAATCCGGCGATGCATGAGTTTTGGATTTTCTGATAAAAAGTCCAAAGCAGCAATTGGACAAT ATGGTAATGGCTTCAAGACCAGCACCATGAGACTTGGGGCAGATGTTATTGTCTTCAGCTGCCACTTGGGTGATAG GGTAATGACACAAAGCATTGGTCTCCTCTCTTATACATTTTTGACACAAACAGGGCACGACAGAATAGTGGTGCCAATG GTGGATTATGAGCTTAACACGATTACTGGTAATATGGAAATTGCACATCGGTATGATAAAGAATACTTTATGTCTAACCTTTCCATGCTGTTGCAATGGTCTCCCTATTCAACAGAAGCTGAGCTGCTGAAACAA TTTGATGACATTGGATCGCATGGCACAAAAGTTATTATCTATAATTTGTGGTTCAGTGATGATGGGAATGTGGAGCTAGACTTTGATACAGATCCTGAG GATATTCGTATTGGTGGGGATGTAAAAAAAGTACAGGCAAATCCTGCTTGGAGGACAGTCAATGAACAACATATTGCCAATCGATTACATTATTCACTCCGT GCTTATTTGTCCATATTGTACCTGAAAATACCAGAAACTTTCACAATAGTGCTGCGGGGGCAATTTGTGGAGCATCGTAATCTAGTCCTTGATCTCAAATTTCAAGAATTCATTGTGTACAGGCCTCAAACTGGTGGATGTAAAGAG GCTGAAGTCTTAACTACAATTGGGTTTTTAAAAGAAGCTCCACATGTCACTGCCCATGGTTTCAATATCTACCACAAGAACCGTCTTATTCTG CCATTTTGGCCTGTTGTGAGCTATGCAGACAGTAGGGGAAGAGGGGTGGTTG GTGTTCTGGAAGCAAATTTTGTTGAGCCCACTCATAACAAACAAGATTTTGAGAGAACTTCCCTGTTTCAGAAGCTTGAAGGTCGATTGAAGGAGATGACATGGGAGTACTG GGATTACCACTGCGGACTGATTGGTTACCAGGTCAAGAAAAAGCTTCCACCAATAGAGCCTCCACAAGATTCATCCCCTGACATGCCAAATAGTGGTATAATGAAACCTGTCACATTGAATCATGGTATGCCAAATGGTGGCAAAACAAAACCTGTCACATTGAATCATGGTATGCCAAATGGTGGCAAAACAAAAGCTGTCACATTGAATCAAAATCACCATTCTGTTAGTGTGAAAGCTGCATCTGCTGCAG CTTTCTTTGGGAAAATTCCTATTGTTGGGACAGGACTATCATCAAAGAGGAAGGAGCATGGTGatttaaacaaatttgaaagaatGAAACGGCAGGCAGGGGCAAGGGCAGATGCTCACAATTTGGAAATACAG TCTTTGAGTACTGCGAATCAGTTGATGGATAAGGAGACTATGAACTTgattcaagaaaacaagaaacttCATGCAAA